GACAACATAGTCAGTAACACTTTTAATTATCTAAAGTGTCTTTTCAAAGTTTCCAAAGACGCTTAATTATCTAAAGGGTTCTATACTGGTAGTAGTGACTAATGCCGAATGACATGCAGAAACATTTTATCTACACATTTTGTGTGCAGttgtggttcaggaggtagagtgggtccACCAGTCATGAGAAGGatggtggttcgatccctggccAATCCACTTTAAATAAGCTGCACctttaaatcaattttatttCGAAAAtgaagcactttattttaagatgcctttttcaaaagctctttatttaatttttaaatgcaaaccatattttacttgaaacgagaaaataacattattttatagAGTAGCCTCCGGTTCAATGTgaaaatttataataaacattgttgaaatactattGAATCAGTTTTTTACTTCAAACAGACGATGATACAATAGGCTACTTCAAAATATATTGCACTGACTCATAACGCATGTTAGACATTTAGATGTTTGGGATCTTTGCTTCAGGAAATCATCTCTCACTGCACCCCTTTTGACCCCTGGGCTAGGGCAAGGCTTTCATCGCCACCTACACTGACTACACCTGACACTACCTTCCATTACGATACTGTGACTGACTGGGATTTTGCAAAGTCAATAACCTAAGCAGAGAGAGCAGTCCAAGACAAGAATTGCTCAGTTTTACTGGAGGAACATTGGTTTTTCACACCCTGGGTGTTACTAACATACCATCACTTATTGTACCAAAATGCATCCTTTACAACAGCAATTATAATCATACTATTTCAGTTATAAACCACTGAACCTTACTGATATTTAGACCATGGGAAACTGTAGAAAATAGATAAGAGAATCCTTTCACTCCCTGTGAGAgtggaaaaaatataatttccctCTCCAACCACTGAATATGACATTGAGAGATTCTGTGAACAGCTTTCAAAGGTCTATAGCGGCTATTTTAAGTACTTAAATGAGGTGGTCCTATTTTTTCAAAACATACAACATCCATAATTTGGCCCTCCAccaactgttttatttattaaaagaatACAATACTTCTTAAAGTTACCACAGGAAAACTAAATGAATTACCAATACCATCGTTTACGTATCGTATGTATCAAATGTATGGTTAAATAGATATGAATCACCTGTAAATTTCTTGAATGCTACAtgttatacaaaataaaaatgaaataaaaaagggaatGGATACCATCTGCTGTTCGATTCCCTGTGTTTTAATAGTTAACCTCCTTGTGAGTTACTAGCCAGGAATGTAACTTAGGTGCATCATAAGCTGCTCTCTAGGCTGATACTTCAAACAGGTGAAACTCCTCTGCAGGAGCTGGCATCCCCTGCAAACCAATCTGCTGCATGTGTTGCCTGGAGAAGACAAAGCAGATAAAAGTTAGATTTTTCATCAACTGTCGACCACATATTGCTGCAGTAACATCACTCACTAAGCAGGACGGGACATGACATAGTGAATGCCAGGTCTTTGGAAACCATtgaaggtggaggaggcagccaCGGTGTAGGCACCCATGTTTTCAAAGACCAGCCAGTCGCCCACTTGCATGTCAGGCAGGTTACACTGCTCAACAATGCGATCAAGACCATCACAAGTTGGGCCCCAGATACTGCAGGGGTACATGATCTCATCTGGCTTTGGCTTCTATTAGTCGTAAGAGGtggggaggagaaagagagaagacatTCATCTTTCCAATTAGTTTCTTTGACTAATATCTACCATGAGTGCAATTTACATCCTTGGTTTTCAATCACCTTATACAGTGTTGGTAAATTTGTAATAAAGTACAAGGCTGAACCCAAGAAAGATCCATACAATCCGTCATTGACATAGTACATCATAGTCTTGTCTGTGGGGGTTTCTTTGGccccttcatcttcctctgtgaaGAAAGCATAAATAATTAAAGCTGCAAGCAGTACTTACGGGTCCTCGCACCTTTATGCACATCAGGGGTGATGCAGATGCCATAATATCCTCATAGAGCTTCTGAGGTGTTGGTCAAAATCAATGCTAGGCATGCTAGGCCCATCCAAAacagcttcctgtttcatggtgaatatACGTGATAATGACTTCAGAGGAGGGGCTCTCATCGTTCTTGTAAAATTTAGTAAAGAAGTGCGTTTGTAAACAATGCTTAAGATTGTAATGGCAAAGGATAAAACTTTCACCTCCTCCGGAGTAAATACAGGGTATCTGCAGAGTTTAGTGCATGACAGAAAGTAGCTTTagtgtctttctgtctgttgcACAATGTCGACTATTGGTCATCCAATCAAATTAGAGCCCATACCCCCTACAGTCTATTTTTTTGTGACAATGCCGTGCACCTTCCAACAGGTCCATTTTGAACAGGCAAATATTTAGTAATGTTTTCTAAATCAGCTTTTACCATCAGAGGTTGAGTCCATGATGACCTTCTTGGCAATGATGTTGACAACCAGTGTGAAAGCAGAAGCTACATAAAAGGATCCTGGCTCAGCGATGATCTTAACCCCAGAGTCAGCAGGGAAATACTTGTCCAGGGCAGAGTGGATTACATCCGTGATCTAGAAAGGGCAAAAAGGGTTGACACATAAATAagactgtaaaaacatgtcTCGTGCTAGTActcacatatttattttaaaaagtccaAAACCATATGTTATATGGTGAGTTCTATAATGGACCACCTAATTTAATTAGAAACAAATTTTGACAGCATCTTTCCTCTTCAAATTTAGGTCCAGCATCATCAGAACCAGGGAAACCACCACCAATGTCCAAGAGATCCATGTTGAAGCCGAGCTCATCCTAGAGGGAACAAGATTCAGTCCTTATTGACTTTGGTGGAAGAAAACCCTCATGAAATCAGCTGTATATGTATTTAAGTCACAACTCACGCCCATATGGAAAACACAGCGAGCATCAGCGATGGCCTGCATGTAGGCCATCGGATCAGTACAGCCACTGCCAACATGGAAGCTGACACCGATCACGTTCAGTCCCAGTTCTTTAGCCCGCTCCAGAAGACCTCGACAGGATTTGAGCTGGGCCCCAAACTTCACACTCAGACGACACACTGCCTTTGAGTCATCTGTGGCAATACGCAGCACCAGCCTGggcaaacaacaaaatcaagtTATTGAAAAGAACAATAATTCAAGGAAGGAagttaaatacatataaaatacaaaaggcCTTATACGTTCAGATGATAAAGAGTCTTACTTGGCATTGTCATGACAACGGGCCATTTTCATGAGTTCTGCTTCACTATCAAATGTCATCATCTGGACCCCATGGGCAGACGCATACTTGATGTGAGAAATTTGCTTACAGGGGTTGGCATAGATGATTCTGCTTGGATCCACTCCCAGAGACAGAACCAGCTCAAGCTCTGTCTAAAGTGGAACATTAACAAcagtcaaaaaagaaaagcacaaaccGTCAAAACCATTTCCTTTATGAATATCTTAAAAACACACCTTGCTCGCAGAGTCAAATCCAGTTCCCAGGGAAACCAGTGTTTTTATGACGGCCCGACTGTCATTGCATTTGACAGCATAGAAAGGAGTGACATGAGGCAGGGCCCTCATCCAGCGCAGGTGTTTCTTAAGCACATCCCCCAAGTCACACACATAGAAGGCATCTCTATCATCCTGTGGATGAAAGGGACACATGcattcaatatttacatttgtagtTTTACAATATTGACAATTATTTGTATCATCAAGGACTTGAGAGCCACATGAGAAAATTCAGACTACACAATACCTGAAACCCAACAACATCAGCATCCTGTTTGCACCCATCACTTAACAAATGGGgtcgtttgtgtgtctgctcaaCAAAACCAGCACCAGACCCTTACCGTCCTAGATGATTCATTGATCTTCTGCTCAACAGTATCGCGGAAAGAGAAACCCTCTTCCAGGAAAGGGAACTCAAACTCAGGGGAAGAGGCACTGTTCATGGTTCCAAGTCCTTTTGATTTCTTATTAGTAAACTataagagagaggcagagcaaTATCTAAATTACATTGGGCTTTTACAACTATTTATTGTGACACTGTAACTTTCACCCAAGTAAATACTTAGTGCAACCAGCACGAATAAAAATATGCTAAAATCTGGTGTAGTTATGTCTTAGAATTTCTGGTTGGACGGATTTATTCAGTTGTGGTAATATCCTAAGTTAGAACCTGACGTCCCTGCACATAAAAGTAATTAATAAATACTGAAAGGAATATTGTAACTCATTGCATGAAAAACTAAGACTAAATGACCcaatattgtgaaatatttcattttgtaaaaaataaacgtCACTTACCACTTTCTATGATGTCAGGTGAAAGTTATGTAGGTCAGTCCGTCTGTTTCAGAGAAGGTGTGTGGACACAGGAGTGGATATAGACCCCCTATAACTGAAAGGATGATTCTAAAGTCTAACTTCACCCTTAAGTTTTGGCTGAAGTGCGTCTTCATGGAAATTAAACTTGTCTTAAGAACGCAGTGCTGGGAGGCAAGGCAAAGAAAAGACTCACCCTCCCCATGTCTctcccacacacccacacacacacccccccacacacacacacacacacacacacacacacacacacacacacacacacacacacaaattacataACAACTCCAATAGCAGCAGATAAACTGGGGACATAGAGGGCAGGACATCTCTAAATGGTagacaataaatacatatatcaTATGATGGACAGAGGATGGTGTTAATCATCATAAATTCCAATGTAGTTACATTCATTTTCAACCTGACCAGATCCCAGAGTAATATCACAAGCTACCCTAATACATCTTTTATGTTCTTTTCATAGACAATCAATTCAACCATCATTTACAGTATAATCTAAGTGTAAAAGAACAAAGATTAACACATGTAGCAAATGGAACGGAGCTCAGTGGCTTGTAGTGACTTTTACACATAGGGCAGTGAACCTGAGTGCAGTGATACTGACAGTGTCTTACAGATCAGATGAAACCCAACATCCCATGGGATGAGGTGGCTGTAATGAGTACATTTGTGACTTATCGTCCTGTTGTCAAAGCTTTATTTGACAGCAGTTGTGGATGGTGTAGCAGAAAATGTGGGAGAAGTTCTGCACAAGGGCATCTGAAAGGAGTCAGTACAGGATATTGGCTTCCATATGTCACATCCGTACTGCAAACGTCCATCTCTCTGCTCCACTTACCTCACCATGACACACCCAGCTATACACACAACCTGCACTGACATATGTCTAAAAGGACATACACTATTTGTGAAACACATTGTTGTGTCAGCCTTCTCAGACTTACAGCAGATCTGGCACAGAGTTGATTAATCATAATATGTAATGTGCTGAAAGACTGTTGCATTAATTAAGTACGTTAGTACAGTTTCACCAATGTGCATTTGTACAGTAGTGCATGCAACGTAATCTCATAACAGTGGAAGCTGAATTGAGAGCATCTTGACCTGAGCCTTGTCTGATAGCTTAACTGCAGCCATTAGACGTCCCAAGTTTTACCGTCAATGCAAAAGTACtaaagggttttttttaagttaaaaaaccTCGACCTCATAAGCCCCAGCTTTTTCAACAAATTATGGTCACGCCCACAGAAATGACGAAATAATGAGTAGCATCAGCTGGTGGACAAGTGCAGCCACGTGTACCATAATTTACTGAATGAATGCAAATAGGCAATAACAGATCCTCTATAGGACGGAAAACTGTTCTCAGATGAGGTGTAAAGAGAGATATCTCTTCCACTTTGGCATTATCCAATGGCTCTGCACCTACTGTTTTATTTAGGAAAGCTTGATAAATTAGTAATCCTATGTTTTATATATCCACACTCAGGTTCTAGTTAGAACCAAAAGTGGTTCTCCGCTGCAATGCCACAGGGGAAGCTTTATAGGTTCTGCAAAGAACCTTTTACTTATTGGTTCTTCAAAGAACCATTTTTCAAGGAGTTATTTAAAGAACCTAATTGAACCTAATTGGAACCTAATTGGGTTCTTCACTATTTATTGCCTTCCACAAGTTAAACAACAATACAACATTaacaataagataaaataaatttaaaaaagggcaGGGCCCCAGTCTTTTTGTGAGTTAATACTGACCATGGTGAAAGAGTGTAAATG
The sequence above is drawn from the Hippoglossus hippoglossus isolate fHipHip1 chromosome 22, fHipHip1.pri, whole genome shotgun sequence genome and encodes:
- the LOC117756306 gene encoding ornithine decarboxylase-like, translated to MNSASSPEFEFPFLEEGFSFRDTVEQKINESSRTDDRDAFYVCDLGDVLKKHLRWMRALPHVTPFYAVKCNDSRAVIKTLVSLGTGFDSASKTELELVLSLGVDPSRIIYANPCKQISHIKYASAHGVQMMTFDSEAELMKMARCHDNAKLVLRIATDDSKAVCRLSVKFGAQLKSCRGLLERAKELGLNVIGVSFHVGSGCTDPMAYMQAIADARCVFHMGDELGFNMDLLDIGGGFPGSDDAGPKFEEITDVIHSALDKYFPADSGVKIIAEPGSFYVASAFTLVVNIIAKKVIMDSTSDEEDEGAKETPTDKTMMYYVNDGLYGSFLGSALYFITNLPTLYKKPKPDEIMYPCSIWGPTCDGLDRIVEQCNLPDMQVGDWLVFENMGAYTVAASSTFNGFQRPGIHYVMSRPA